In the genome of Streptomyces sp. V2I9, one region contains:
- a CDS encoding ABC transporter ATP-binding protein: protein MVEGLTGHAGGGAVERPGPEARGEGGTSADSGAGEGTGPEVVRAEGLSFGYPGRPVLRGVDLSVRAGELVALIGLNGCGKSTFLKLAAGLLAPSGGRVLLEGDDVARLSRRTAARRVALLHQSAPAVPGLTVRQLVRQGRYAARGPLGMLREGDDEVTFRALADVGVTAWADRPVDALSGGERQRVRLAMALAQDARLLFLDEPTTYLDLRHQLEVLQTVVRLRAERRLTVVMVLHDLNHAARFADRIVALREGRVAADGPPGRVVTRQLLAEVLGVEGRVGIDSEGGWPVCYPDHPVGPSQLLRNENHIH, encoded by the coding sequence ATGGTCGAAGGTCTGACCGGACACGCGGGTGGGGGCGCGGTGGAGCGTCCCGGTCCGGAAGCGCGCGGTGAAGGGGGGACGTCGGCGGACTCGGGTGCGGGGGAGGGGACCGGCCCGGAAGTGGTGCGCGCGGAAGGGCTGTCCTTCGGCTACCCGGGGCGGCCGGTGCTGCGCGGGGTGGACCTGAGCGTCCGGGCCGGTGAACTGGTCGCCCTGATCGGATTGAACGGATGCGGCAAGAGCACCTTCCTCAAGCTCGCCGCCGGACTGCTCGCCCCGAGTGGCGGGCGCGTCCTGCTGGAAGGCGACGACGTGGCCCGGCTGTCCCGTCGTACCGCTGCCCGACGGGTGGCGCTCCTCCACCAGTCGGCGCCCGCGGTACCGGGCCTGACGGTGCGCCAGCTCGTGCGACAGGGGCGCTACGCCGCCAGGGGGCCGCTCGGGATGCTCCGGGAGGGGGATGACGAGGTGACGTTCCGGGCGCTTGCGGACGTCGGCGTCACCGCCTGGGCCGACCGCCCGGTGGACGCGCTGTCCGGCGGGGAACGCCAGCGGGTGCGGCTGGCGATGGCGCTGGCGCAGGACGCCCGGCTGCTCTTCCTCGACGAGCCGACCACGTACCTCGATCTGCGGCACCAACTGGAGGTTCTGCAGACGGTCGTACGGCTGCGCGCGGAGCGCCGGCTGACGGTGGTGATGGTGCTGCACGACCTCAACCACGCCGCCCGGTTCGCCGATCGCATCGTCGCCCTGCGCGAGGGGCGTGTCGCTGCCGACGGGCCTCCGGGCCGGGTGGTCACGCGACAGCTGCTGGCCGAAGTCCTCGGCGTGGAGGGGCGGGTGGGCATCGACAGCGAGGGAGGGTGGCCCGTCTGTTACCCAGATCACCCTGTCGGCCCGTCCCAGCTATTGCGGAATGAAAATCATATTCATTAG
- the amiA gene encoding streptamidine family RiPP, producing the protein MEQDKVFSPIADQGQLAHLSATHSNALVENPFDDAAEADTAAEK; encoded by the coding sequence ATGGAGCAGGACAAGGTGTTCAGCCCGATCGCCGACCAGGGGCAGCTGGCCCATCTCTCCGCCACCCACTCGAACGCCCTCGTCGAGAACCCCTTCGACGACGCCGCCGAGGCCGACACCGCGGCCGAGAAGTAG